One window of the Betaproteobacteria bacterium genome contains the following:
- the miaB gene encoding tRNA (N6-isopentenyl adenosine(37)-C2)-methylthiotransferase MiaB: MPKKLFIRTFGCQMNEYDSDKMADVLAAAEGVVKTDRPEDADIILFNTCSVREKAQEKVFHDLGRVKHLKQQNPDLVIGVGGCVASQEGDAIVARAPYVDVVFGPQTLHRLPQLIAERKAKGKAAVDVSFPEIEKFDAMPPAEVKGAAAFVSIMEGCSKFCTFCIVPYTRGGEVSRPFTDILTEVAGLAAHGVKEVTLLGQNVNAYRGDMEGSEEKADLALLIEYIAEVPGIERIRYTTSHPREMTQRLFDTYLKVPKLVSHLHLPVQAGSDRVLAAMKRGYTAIEYKSIIRKLRAARPDISLSSDFIVGFPGETDEDFEKTMKLIEEVGFDTSFSFIYSPRPGTPALELADDTTAEVKSARLTRLQKRIEEQAQVISQAMVGSVQRVLVEGRSKKDANELAGRTDNNRVVNFVGGSVNSARLIDTFVDVRITGALPHSLRGEIVLRES, translated from the coding sequence ATGCCTAAAAAGTTGTTCATCCGCACCTTCGGGTGCCAGATGAACGAGTACGATTCGGACAAGATGGCCGACGTGCTCGCCGCTGCCGAAGGGGTGGTCAAGACCGACCGTCCCGAAGACGCAGATATCATCCTCTTCAACACCTGCTCGGTGCGGGAAAAGGCCCAGGAGAAGGTCTTTCACGACCTGGGCCGGGTCAAGCACCTGAAACAGCAGAACCCCGACCTCGTCATCGGCGTTGGCGGCTGCGTCGCCAGCCAGGAGGGCGACGCCATCGTCGCCCGGGCGCCTTACGTGGACGTGGTCTTCGGGCCCCAGACCCTGCACCGTCTCCCCCAGTTGATCGCCGAGCGCAAGGCGAAAGGCAAGGCGGCGGTGGATGTGTCCTTCCCCGAAATCGAAAAGTTCGACGCCATGCCGCCGGCCGAGGTGAAGGGCGCCGCCGCTTTCGTCTCGATCATGGAAGGCTGCTCCAAGTTCTGCACCTTCTGTATCGTGCCCTACACCCGGGGCGGCGAGGTGTCCCGGCCCTTCACCGACATCCTCACCGAAGTCGCCGGTCTGGCGGCCCATGGCGTCAAGGAAGTCACGCTCCTCGGCCAGAACGTCAATGCCTACCGGGGCGACATGGAGGGGAGCGAGGAGAAGGCCGATCTGGCGCTGCTCATCGAGTACATCGCCGAGGTGCCGGGGATCGAACGCATCCGCTACACCACCTCCCACCCGCGGGAGATGACCCAGCGTCTGTTCGACACCTACCTCAAGGTGCCCAAGCTGGTCTCCCATCTGCATCTGCCCGTGCAGGCCGGTTCCGACCGGGTGCTGGCGGCCATGAAGCGGGGCTACACGGCCATCGAGTACAAATCGATCATCCGCAAGCTGCGGGCGGCCCGGCCGGATATCTCCCTCTCGTCCGACTTTATCGTCGGTTTCCCCGGCGAGACCGACGAGGATTTCGAGAAGACCATGAAGCTCATCGAGGAGGTGGGTTTCGACACGTCCTTCAGCTTCATCTACAGCCCCCGTCCCGGCACGCCGGCCCTGGAACTCGCCGACGACACGACCGCCGAGGTCAAGTCCGCCCGCCTGACGCGGCTGCAAAAGCGCATCGAGGAACAGGCCCAGGTCATCAGCCAGGCGATGGTGGGCAGCGTGCAGCGCGTACTGGTGGAAGGCCGGTCGAAAAAGGACGCCAACGAGTTGGCCGGGCGCACCGACAACAACCGGGTGGTCAATTTCGTGGGCGGGTCTGTCAACAGCGCGCGGCTCATCGACACCTTCGTCGATGTCCGCATCACCGGGGCCCTGCCCCACAGCCTGAGGGGCGAGATTGTCCTCCGCGAAAGCTGA
- the ybeY gene encoding rRNA maturation RNase YbeY gives MAISKKLNLSVQYACNKEGLPLRQDLRRWARAGLIGGGTVVIRFVDADEGRALNRDYRHKDYATNVLSFPYEFEPVVAGDMVICPDVVTREAAEQGKPAAAHYAHLVVHGMLHLQGWDHDNDDDAAAMEAEETRILAGLGFPDPYRSEG, from the coding sequence ATGGCAATCAGCAAAAAGCTTAATCTTTCGGTGCAATACGCCTGCAACAAGGAGGGCCTACCCTTGCGGCAAGACCTGCGGCGCTGGGCCCGGGCGGGGCTGATCGGTGGCGGTACGGTGGTCATCCGCTTCGTCGATGCCGACGAGGGCCGCGCCCTCAACCGCGACTATCGGCACAAGGATTACGCCACCAACGTGCTGTCCTTTCCCTACGAATTCGAGCCCGTCGTTGCCGGCGACATGGTCATCTGCCCCGATGTGGTGACCCGGGAAGCGGCGGAGCAGGGCAAGCCGGCCGCCGCCCACTACGCCCACCTGGTGGTGCATGGTATGCTGCACTTGCAGGGCTGGGACCATGACAACGACGACGATGCCGCCGCGATGGAGGCGGAGGAAACACGGATTCTCGCCGGTCTGGGCTTTCCGGACCCATACCGCAGTGAGGGGTAA
- a CDS encoding PhoH family protein, with translation MSSAKADKPAPRSRPVDLALAPVDNTLLANLCGALDENIRQIETAFDVAIARRGERFTVRGDHAQRAAQAIEHFYALARQPLSVDDIQLGLIELINAPVRRVSSGESPVDGPQLITRKAELHGRTPRQIEYLKAIQAHDITFGIGPAGTGKTYLAVASAVDAFERDLVERIILTRPAVEAGERLGFLPGDLAQKVDPYLRPLYDALYDLMGYDRVSKLYEKGAIEIAPLAFMRGRTLNHAFIILDEAQNTTPEQMKMFLTRIGIGAKAVVTGDLTQVDLPKGQKSGLREAREILKEVRGLAFTEFLKEDVVRHPLVARIVAAYEIHGNQQKA, from the coding sequence TTGTCCTCCGCGAAAGCTGACAAGCCGGCGCCCAGGAGTCGCCCCGTCGACCTGGCTCTGGCGCCGGTGGACAACACCCTGCTGGCCAACCTGTGCGGTGCCCTGGACGAAAACATCCGCCAGATCGAAACCGCGTTCGACGTCGCCATTGCCCGTCGTGGCGAGCGTTTCACCGTGCGCGGTGACCATGCCCAGCGGGCGGCCCAGGCCATCGAGCATTTCTACGCCCTGGCCCGCCAGCCGCTTTCGGTGGACGATATCCAACTGGGCCTCATCGAGTTGATCAACGCCCCGGTGCGCCGGGTGTCCAGCGGCGAAAGCCCGGTGGACGGACCGCAACTCATCACCAGGAAGGCCGAGCTCCACGGCCGCACGCCGCGGCAGATCGAGTACCTGAAGGCCATCCAGGCCCACGACATCACCTTCGGCATCGGCCCCGCCGGCACCGGCAAGACCTACCTCGCCGTGGCCAGCGCCGTGGATGCCTTCGAACGAGACCTGGTCGAACGCATCATCCTCACCCGTCCGGCGGTGGAGGCCGGCGAGCGCCTCGGTTTCCTGCCCGGCGACCTGGCCCAGAAGGTGGACCCGTATCTGCGACCGCTCTACGACGCCCTCTACGACCTCATGGGCTATGACCGCGTGTCCAAGCTCTACGAAAAGGGCGCCATCGAGATCGCGCCCCTGGCCTTCATGCGCGGCCGCACCCTGAACCACGCCTTCATCATTCTGGATGAAGCCCAGAACACCACGCCGGAACAGATGAAGATGTTCCTCACCCGCATCGGCATTGGTGCCAAGGCCGTGGTCACCGGCGACCTCACCCAGGTGGACCTGCCCAAGGGCCAGAAGAGCGGGCTGCGGGAAGCCCGGGAAATCCTCAAGGAAGTGCGCGGCCTGGCCTTCACCGAATTCCTCAAGGAAGACGTCGTCCGCCACCCCCTGGTGGCGCGCATCGTCGCCGCCTACGAAATCCATGGCAATCAGCAAAAAGCTTAA